From a single Streptomyces sp. NBC_01264 genomic region:
- a CDS encoding tetratricopeptide repeat protein, whose amino-acid sequence MGTDTPATGGFGERLLRLRTDAGQTQEELAHAAGVSVRALSDMERGRSRGPQRRTVAALAAALGLDATGTGHLERAAARGRPRARRTGDDPAAGPHAGTGPAAEAGGQPAAKAGGKPATGSCAGADPTTEAGRQPAAKADGKPATDSYAGADPTTEAAGQPAAKADGKPATDSYAGAGPRTEAGEKPVVGSPEGAGTAGATAPDPAFRHTLALPRDLRDFTARGPALARLAALAERSGPDRPPVAVVCGQPGLGKTAFAVHAAHTLAPHFPDGQFHLDLRGMDPRPTPPRDALARLLRALGATDVPADTDDRSGLLRSLLRDRRVLLLLDNAADEDQVRPLLPGEGASLTLVTSRHALAGLEAVHRTELALLRREEAVELLTRIIGPHRIAQEAQAARDLAELCGHLPLAVRIAGQRLAARPAEHITRLAAQLAEQGGRLDALKAGSLEVRAAFALSYRQLGPRARTVFRRSCLALGPDFSPRTATLLADLPTRTAARCAEDLVDAGLLQSHPTTDRYRYHDLLRLFAAEQLAEEDGPEEIAAAEDRAARWTLRRATAAALHFEAEYGSAADQGDEEGDPDPATAPVGRDRARAWLEEERAQWLGALRHAQSTGRHRQVVDAAEAMHWFSDATMDWELWAEVFRRAADSARVLCSTREVAVQLNYLAWARNMCVFDYVGALAAADTALEAAREAGDELQVGWALGYGAGALQRLGRIGEAVARLRSSVARFAGLSCGESRLAELTALNALGQVLRMDGRPEEALTLHRRSEALCRAGIPGRPTEVSRSYLALVTQNLGNDLAALGRWSEAEAPLREVLTLRAANPMSFWSETARLELGVVLRHLGRHEEARETLTAAHEALIRLNHPRQLEAAAELTTLEATAGTAQRAFHPAVSTHGRRARRGPGPGLADGLRHP is encoded by the coding sequence ATGGGGACGGACACACCGGCCACCGGCGGGTTCGGCGAGCGCCTGCTCCGCCTGCGCACGGACGCCGGGCAGACCCAGGAAGAGCTGGCGCACGCGGCGGGGGTGAGCGTGCGGGCCCTGTCGGACATGGAGCGCGGCCGGTCCCGGGGGCCGCAGCGGCGCACCGTGGCGGCCCTGGCCGCGGCGCTGGGGCTGGACGCGACCGGCACCGGGCATCTGGAACGGGCCGCCGCCCGGGGACGGCCCCGCGCACGCCGGACCGGGGATGACCCGGCGGCCGGCCCGCACGCGGGCACCGGCCCGGCGGCGGAGGCCGGCGGGCAGCCAGCGGCGAAAGCCGGTGGGAAGCCAGCCACAGGCTCGTGCGCGGGCGCCGACCCGACAACGGAGGCCGGCCGGCAGCCAGCGGCGAAAGCCGATGGGAAGCCAGCCACAGACTCGTACGCGGGCGCCGACCCGACAACGGAGGCCGCCGGGCAGCCAGCGGCGAAAGCCGATGGGAAGCCAGCCACAGACTCGTACGCGGGCGCCGGCCCGAGGACGGAGGCCGGCGAGAAGCCGGTGGTCGGGTCGCCCGAAGGCGCCGGCACGGCGGGCGCCACCGCCCCGGACCCCGCCTTCCGCCACACGCTCGCGCTCCCCCGCGACCTGCGCGACTTCACCGCCCGCGGGCCCGCCCTGGCGCGGCTGGCGGCCCTGGCCGAGCGGTCCGGCCCCGACCGTCCTCCGGTGGCGGTGGTCTGCGGGCAGCCCGGCCTCGGCAAGACCGCCTTCGCCGTGCACGCCGCCCACACCCTGGCACCCCACTTCCCCGACGGGCAGTTCCACCTCGACCTGCGCGGCATGGATCCGCGACCCACCCCACCCCGCGACGCCCTCGCCCGCCTGCTGCGCGCCCTCGGCGCCACCGACGTACCCGCCGACACCGACGACCGCAGCGGCCTCCTGCGCTCCCTCCTGCGCGACCGGCGCGTCCTGCTCCTGTTGGACAACGCCGCGGACGAGGACCAGGTACGGCCCCTGCTGCCCGGGGAGGGTGCCTCCCTCACCCTCGTCACCAGCCGCCACGCCCTCGCCGGCCTCGAAGCCGTCCACCGCACCGAACTCGCCCTGCTCCGCCGCGAGGAAGCCGTCGAACTCCTCACCCGCATCATCGGCCCCCACCGCATCGCACAAGAGGCCCAGGCCGCCCGCGACCTCGCCGAACTCTGCGGCCACCTCCCCCTCGCCGTCCGCATCGCCGGACAACGCCTCGCCGCCCGCCCCGCCGAACACATCACCAGACTCGCCGCCCAACTCGCCGAACAAGGTGGTCGCCTCGATGCCCTGAAGGCCGGTTCGCTCGAGGTCCGGGCCGCCTTCGCCCTCTCCTACCGTCAACTGGGCCCGCGGGCACGGACCGTCTTCCGACGCTCCTGCCTGGCCCTCGGCCCCGACTTCAGCCCCCGGACCGCCACCCTGCTGGCCGACCTGCCCACCCGCACGGCCGCCCGGTGTGCCGAGGACCTGGTCGACGCCGGCCTCCTCCAGTCCCACCCCACCACCGACCGCTACCGCTACCACGACCTCCTGCGCCTGTTCGCCGCCGAGCAGTTGGCCGAGGAGGACGGGCCCGAGGAGATCGCCGCCGCCGAGGACCGGGCCGCCCGCTGGACGCTGCGCCGGGCCACCGCCGCCGCCCTGCACTTCGAGGCCGAGTACGGGTCGGCCGCCGACCAGGGTGACGAGGAAGGCGATCCCGACCCGGCCACCGCGCCGGTCGGCCGCGACCGGGCCCGTGCCTGGCTGGAGGAGGAACGGGCCCAGTGGCTCGGGGCCCTGCGCCACGCCCAGTCGACCGGCCGTCACCGGCAGGTCGTCGACGCGGCGGAGGCGATGCACTGGTTCTCCGACGCCACCATGGACTGGGAGCTGTGGGCGGAGGTGTTCCGGCGGGCCGCGGACTCCGCCCGGGTGCTGTGCAGCACCCGCGAGGTGGCCGTACAGCTGAACTACCTCGCCTGGGCCCGCAACATGTGCGTCTTCGACTACGTCGGAGCACTGGCCGCCGCCGACACCGCTCTGGAGGCGGCCCGGGAGGCGGGCGACGAGCTCCAGGTAGGCTGGGCGCTGGGGTACGGCGCGGGGGCGCTCCAACGGCTCGGCCGTATCGGGGAGGCAGTCGCCCGGCTGAGGTCGTCGGTCGCCCGGTTCGCCGGGCTGTCCTGCGGCGAGAGCAGGCTGGCCGAACTCACCGCCCTCAACGCGCTGGGCCAGGTCCTGCGCATGGACGGCCGGCCCGAGGAGGCACTGACCCTCCACCGCCGCAGCGAGGCGCTCTGCCGGGCGGGCATCCCAGGACGGCCGACGGAAGTGAGCCGTTCCTACCTGGCCCTGGTCACCCAGAACCTCGGCAACGACCTGGCCGCGCTCGGCCGGTGGAGCGAGGCGGAAGCCCCGCTGCGCGAGGTGCTGACCCTTCGTGCCGCGAACCCGATGTCCTTCTGGAGCGAGACCGCCCGGCTCGAACTGGGCGTCGTCCTGCGCCACCTCGGCCGCCACGAGGAGGCCCGGGAAACCCTGACGGCCGCCCACGAAGCCCTGATCCGGCTGAACCACCCCCGCCAGCTCGAAGCCGCCGCCGAACTCACCACCCTGGAAGCCACCGCCGGCACCGCTCAGAGGGCGTTCCATCCCGCCGTTTCAACCCACGGCCGCCGAGCACGGCGGGGACCCGGCCCCGGACTCGCTGATGGACTCCGCCACCCCTGA
- a CDS encoding fatty acid desaturase family protein, whose amino-acid sequence MTATDPTAHLSAEQIEELGRELDAIRDEVIAGRGEKDAAYIRKVISAQRKLELVSRGVLLFSFFPPAWLIGTAGLSVAKIMDNMEIGHNILHGQWDWMRDPKIHSTTWEWDHASPSDQWKHSHNELHHTYTNVIGKDNDLGYGIMRVDEDQRWHPFHLGQPLWNFINACFFEYGIAAYDLELAKNLHKRRRKNPEFRARAKAVGRKIRKQVLKDYVIHPLLSGPSFLTTLAATFTANLVRNLWTHSVIMCGHFPEGVQVFERRSIKGETRGQWYLRQMMGSANISGSKAMHFMTGNLSHQIEHHLFPDLPSNRYAEVAVKVRALFEKYELEYVTGPLPKQVFSAWHKVFRLSLPNKKPKVKMPDRKQELVAA is encoded by the coding sequence TTGACCGCCACCGACCCCACCGCCCACCTGTCCGCGGAGCAGATCGAGGAGCTCGGCCGCGAGCTGGACGCGATCCGCGATGAGGTGATCGCCGGCCGTGGCGAGAAGGACGCCGCCTACATCCGCAAGGTCATCTCGGCGCAGCGCAAGCTCGAGCTGGTCAGCCGGGGCGTGCTGCTGTTCTCCTTCTTCCCGCCCGCGTGGCTGATCGGCACCGCCGGCCTGTCCGTGGCGAAGATCATGGACAACATGGAGATCGGCCACAACATCCTGCACGGCCAGTGGGACTGGATGCGGGACCCGAAGATCCACTCCACCACCTGGGAGTGGGATCACGCCTCGCCGTCCGATCAGTGGAAGCACTCGCACAACGAGCTGCACCACACGTACACCAACGTGATCGGCAAGGACAACGACCTCGGCTACGGCATCATGCGCGTCGACGAGGACCAGAGGTGGCACCCGTTCCACCTCGGCCAGCCGCTGTGGAACTTCATCAACGCCTGCTTCTTCGAGTACGGCATCGCGGCGTACGACCTGGAGCTCGCGAAGAACCTCCACAAGCGCCGCCGCAAGAACCCGGAGTTCCGCGCGCGGGCCAAGGCCGTGGGCCGCAAGATCCGCAAGCAGGTACTCAAGGACTACGTGATCCACCCGCTGCTGTCGGGCCCGTCGTTCCTCACCACGCTCGCCGCCACGTTCACGGCGAACCTGGTCCGCAACCTCTGGACCCACTCGGTGATCATGTGCGGGCACTTCCCCGAGGGCGTGCAGGTCTTCGAGCGCCGGTCGATCAAGGGCGAGACGCGCGGCCAGTGGTACCTGCGCCAGATGATGGGCTCGGCGAACATCAGCGGCAGCAAGGCCATGCACTTCATGACCGGCAACCTGTCGCACCAGATCGAGCACCACCTGTTCCCGGACCTCCCGAGCAACCGCTACGCCGAGGTCGCGGTGAAGGTGCGCGCGCTGTTCGAAAAGTACGAGCTGGAGTACGTCACCGGGCCACTGCCCAAGCAGGTCTTCTCCGCGTGGCACAAGGTCTTCCGGCTCTCGCTGCCGAACAAGAAGCCCAAGGTCAAGATGCCGGACCGCAAGCAGGAACTCGTCGCGGCCTGA
- a CDS encoding ferredoxin reductase → MTSTALRSRAWKLLEMVTTPLLPSDYLDLVSPLRAGADLRGRIEAVHPETADAATLVIRPGRGWRGHTAGQYVRIGVDVDGVRLWRAYSVTSPTDRRDGRVTITVKAIPDGKVSNHLVRRAIPGTLIQLDQPTGDFVLPRAKPDKVLYLTAGSGITPVMGMLRDTAIDDVVMVHCAPRPQDVIFRDELHDLVAAGKLRLAEVHTDTDGILDIARLGELVPDWAERETWACGPAGLLDAAEEHWTEHGAQELLHTERFRPGIAVVGDGGEVTFSTTGKTVDADGATPLLDVGEDAGVLMPSGCRMGICFGCVTPLKAGAVRDLRTGEITEAEPGVLIQTCVSAAAGPCDIER, encoded by the coding sequence ATGACGAGTACAGCCCTCCGCAGCAGGGCGTGGAAACTGCTGGAGATGGTCACGACGCCGCTGCTGCCGTCGGACTACCTCGACCTGGTCAGCCCGCTGCGTGCGGGTGCCGACCTGCGGGGGCGCATCGAGGCCGTGCACCCCGAGACGGCGGACGCCGCGACCCTCGTGATCAGGCCGGGACGGGGCTGGCGCGGCCACACGGCCGGTCAGTACGTGCGGATCGGGGTCGACGTCGACGGGGTGCGCCTGTGGCGTGCCTACTCCGTCACCTCGCCGACGGACCGCCGGGACGGCCGCGTCACGATCACCGTGAAGGCGATCCCGGACGGCAAGGTCAGCAACCACCTGGTCCGCAGGGCGATACCGGGCACGCTGATCCAGCTCGACCAGCCGACCGGCGACTTCGTGCTGCCGCGGGCCAAGCCCGACAAGGTGCTGTACCTGACGGCCGGCAGCGGCATCACCCCCGTGATGGGCATGCTGCGTGACACCGCGATCGACGACGTCGTCATGGTCCACTGCGCGCCGCGGCCGCAGGACGTGATCTTCCGCGACGAACTGCACGACCTGGTCGCGGCCGGGAAGCTGCGGCTCGCCGAGGTGCACACCGACACGGACGGCATCCTCGACATCGCCCGTCTCGGCGAACTCGTGCCCGACTGGGCCGAGCGCGAGACCTGGGCCTGCGGGCCCGCGGGCCTGCTCGACGCAGCCGAGGAGCACTGGACCGAGCACGGTGCGCAAGAGCTCCTGCACACCGAACGCTTCCGCCCCGGCATCGCCGTCGTCGGCGACGGCGGCGAGGTCACCTTCAGCACCACCGGCAAGACCGTCGACGCGGACGGCGCCACACCGTTGCTGGACGTCGGCGAGGACGCCGGTGTGCTCATGCCGTCCGGGTGCCGCATGGGCATCTGCTTCGGCTGCGTCACGCCGCTCAAGGCGGGCGCCGTCCGCGACCTGCGCACCGGCGAGATCACCGAGGCCGAACCGGGCGTCCTCATCCAGACCTGCGTGTCCGCCGCGGCGGGCCCCTGCGACATCGAACGGTAG
- a CDS encoding PucR family transcriptional regulator — MSHAIRRASELALDETTVTVLRAALKTTADEVVQAIIDEVPPYANALSGRMGATIRRAVRTALGHYLDLASGYATGGVAGDAGDAAYELGRGEVRDGRSMDALLSAYRVGARVAWRCLAAGAVPAGLPAAAVAKFAELTFAYIDELSAASAAGHADELAARGRDHERHLEHLARDLLADASPDVLLASVQRAGWQPPVSLTAVLLPAAQARPAYRGLDPNTLVLDDLPDATGVLLVPDADRSHLLRQLTDRTAVVGPARPWHRASASYARAERARALSADIRDTEEHLPDLVLSADADAFADLRARALAPLRTLPAATARRLEETLRAWLLHQGRRDEVAAALFVHPQTVRYRMTQLRDLFPDLASPQRVLELTLAVGLRVS, encoded by the coding sequence GTGAGCCATGCAATCCGGAGGGCCAGCGAATTGGCCCTGGACGAGACGACGGTCACCGTACTTCGGGCCGCGCTGAAGACGACCGCCGACGAGGTCGTCCAGGCGATCATCGACGAGGTCCCTCCCTACGCCAACGCCCTTTCGGGCCGCATGGGGGCCACCATCCGCCGAGCCGTCCGCACCGCCCTGGGGCACTACCTGGACCTCGCGAGCGGATACGCCACGGGCGGCGTCGCGGGCGACGCCGGCGACGCGGCCTACGAGCTGGGCCGCGGCGAGGTGCGCGACGGCCGCTCGATGGACGCCCTGCTCAGCGCCTACCGCGTCGGCGCCCGCGTGGCCTGGCGATGCCTGGCGGCGGGTGCCGTGCCCGCAGGTCTGCCCGCCGCAGCGGTCGCCAAGTTCGCCGAGCTGACCTTCGCCTACATCGACGAGCTCTCCGCCGCGAGCGCCGCGGGCCACGCCGACGAACTGGCCGCCCGGGGCAGGGACCACGAACGCCACCTGGAACACCTGGCACGCGACCTCCTCGCCGACGCGAGCCCCGACGTGCTGCTCGCCTCCGTTCAGCGGGCCGGGTGGCAGCCTCCGGTCTCGCTGACCGCGGTCCTGCTGCCGGCCGCCCAGGCCCGGCCCGCCTACCGCGGGCTCGACCCGAACACCCTCGTCCTCGACGACCTGCCGGACGCCACCGGTGTGCTGCTCGTCCCCGATGCCGACCGGTCACATCTCCTGCGGCAGCTGACCGACCGCACCGCCGTGGTCGGCCCGGCCCGGCCATGGCATCGCGCATCCGCCTCGTACGCACGAGCCGAACGCGCGCGCGCCCTCTCCGCCGACATCCGCGACACCGAGGAGCACCTGCCCGACCTGGTGCTGAGCGCTGACGCCGACGCGTTCGCAGACCTGCGTGCCCGAGCCCTCGCACCGTTGCGGACCTTGCCCGCCGCGACCGCCCGGCGGCTGGAGGAGACCCTGCGTGCGTGGCTGCTGCACCAGGGCAGGCGCGACGAGGTGGCGGCGGCGCTGTTCGTCCATCCCCAGACGGTCCGGTACCGGATGACGCAGCTGCGGGACCTGTTCCCGGACCTCGCATCGCCCCAGCGGGTCCTTGAACTGACCCTGGCGGTCGGCCTCCGCGTCAGCTGA
- a CDS encoding iron-containing redox enzyme family protein, whose protein sequence is MTLPSPTTASATSGPRLVAGRGELSRAVTQALRYGGPPVYAPKAILKADPAGEDLQLALYLLYELHYRGFEGVDDEREWDPELLRLRQAMETRFLHALRTELSDAPRSVGEAFAPLLLEPIALSGSLSHHLETEGELWQLREYAALRSLYHLKEADPHAWAIPRLTGRAKAGLAAIEYDEFGAGRADRVHAQLFADLMTDLDLDPRYGLYLDRAPAPLLATVNLMSLFGLHRALRGALVGHFACVEVTSSPGSRRLAKAMRRCGAGPAAEHFYAEHVEADAVHEQVVRREVIGGLLADEPELEADVAFGCAATVLLEDRLAHHIRRAWDQGRSALRSPLPAV, encoded by the coding sequence ATGACGCTTCCCAGCCCGACCACGGCATCGGCCACCTCCGGCCCCCGGCTGGTCGCGGGCCGGGGCGAGCTGTCCCGGGCCGTGACCCAGGCCCTGCGCTACGGCGGCCCGCCGGTCTACGCCCCCAAGGCGATACTGAAGGCGGACCCGGCGGGCGAGGACCTCCAGCTCGCCCTGTACCTCCTCTACGAACTCCACTACCGCGGTTTCGAAGGCGTGGACGACGAACGGGAATGGGACCCTGAGCTGCTCCGGCTCCGCCAAGCCATGGAAACCCGCTTCCTCCACGCCCTGCGCACCGAGCTGTCCGACGCGCCCCGATCGGTCGGGGAAGCCTTCGCGCCGCTCCTCCTGGAGCCCATCGCCCTCTCCGGCAGCCTCAGCCACCACCTCGAGACCGAGGGCGAGCTGTGGCAGCTACGCGAGTACGCGGCCCTCAGATCCCTCTACCACCTCAAGGAAGCGGACCCGCACGCCTGGGCGATCCCCCGGCTCACCGGCCGGGCCAAAGCCGGGTTGGCCGCCATCGAGTACGACGAGTTCGGCGCCGGCCGTGCGGACCGCGTCCACGCACAACTCTTCGCGGACCTCATGACGGACCTCGACCTGGATCCCCGTTACGGCCTGTACCTGGACCGGGCGCCGGCGCCCCTGCTCGCGACGGTGAACCTGATGTCCCTCTTCGGCCTGCACCGGGCCCTGCGCGGCGCTCTCGTCGGCCACTTCGCCTGCGTCGAGGTCACCTCCTCGCCCGGGTCCAGACGCCTGGCCAAGGCCATGCGGCGCTGCGGCGCGGGACCCGCCGCCGAGCACTTCTACGCCGAGCACGTCGAGGCCGACGCCGTCCACGAACAGGTCGTACGCCGCGAGGTGATCGGCGGGCTCCTGGCCGATGAACCGGAGCTGGAGGCGGACGTCGCCTTCGGGTGCGCGGCGACCGTCCTCCTGGAAGACCGCCTCGCCCACCACATCCGCCGGGCCTGGGACCAGGGGCGCAGCGCGCTGCGTTCGCCGCTGCCGGCAGTGTGA
- a CDS encoding CDGSH iron-sulfur domain-containing protein, with translation MRGPCERDPNPVSAAGPARRVTVEPNGPVLVEGPVEVVLDDGTVARSDRFMVAVCTCRRSRTYPWCDTSHRHRERPAAPPQDAPPEDRNPS, from the coding sequence GTGCGCGGCCCATGTGAACGTGACCCTAACCCGGTCTCCGCGGCGGGGCCGGCCCGCCGGGTGACCGTGGAACCGAACGGACCGGTCCTGGTCGAGGGGCCGGTCGAGGTCGTCCTGGACGACGGGACGGTCGCCCGGTCCGACCGCTTCATGGTCGCGGTGTGCACCTGCCGTCGCAGCCGTACGTACCCGTGGTGCGACACCAGCCACCGGCACCGCGAGCGGCCCGCCGCGCCGCCCCAGGACGCGCCGCCCGAGGACAGGAACCCTTCATGA
- a CDS encoding DUF6479 family protein, which translates to MIPTESLAAEGQGALFLVIAGVVVVVLLIGAFWYGSRRSARRRAPVRPAEQNPAARQREDSWQTPDDDAAGHGPRV; encoded by the coding sequence ATGATTCCTACCGAAAGTCTTGCTGCCGAAGGCCAGGGAGCGCTCTTCCTCGTGATCGCCGGAGTGGTGGTGGTCGTGCTTCTGATCGGTGCGTTCTGGTACGGCAGCCGACGGAGCGCACGGCGCCGTGCTCCTGTCCGGCCGGCCGAGCAGAACCCCGCGGCACGGCAGCGTGAGGACTCCTGGCAGACACCGGACGACGACGCCGCCGGCCACGGTCCCCGGGTTTGA
- a CDS encoding ATP-binding protein has translation MPELERRMAGLGCGDARQVAREALAGVGVGQRALDDALTVVTELVTNAIRHAGGVTGFRIRSLPGAVAIEVSDAYPLMPCSPGTPASVPGGFGWVLVRRLTSRTDIRSRHDGKTITAYLPLTTSAT, from the coding sequence ATGCCAGAACTGGAGCGCCGGATGGCCGGACTTGGGTGCGGGGATGCCCGGCAGGTCGCCCGGGAGGCACTCGCCGGCGTTGGAGTGGGTCAGCGTGCACTGGACGATGCGCTGACAGTGGTCACGGAGCTCGTGACCAATGCGATCCGGCATGCGGGCGGCGTGACCGGCTTCCGAATCCGCTCTCTCCCCGGGGCCGTGGCGATCGAGGTGTCGGATGCGTACCCGCTGATGCCCTGCTCGCCGGGGACACCGGCCTCGGTGCCGGGCGGGTTCGGCTGGGTCCTGGTCCGCAGGCTGACGAGCCGAACGGATATCCGGTCCCGCCATGACGGGAAGACCATCACCGCCTACCTTCCCCTCACCACTTCGGCCACTTAG
- a CDS encoding hydrophobic protein: MVPLLLVLLLILVLVGAGFAIKILWWVAIAVLVLWLIGFVARPKGRSGRWYRW, from the coding sequence ATGGTTCCCCTGCTTCTCGTTCTTCTGCTGATTCTGGTCCTCGTCGGTGCGGGTTTCGCGATCAAGATTCTCTGGTGGGTCGCCATCGCGGTCCTGGTGCTGTGGCTGATCGGTTTCGTCGCCCGCCCGAAGGGTCGCAGCGGCCGCTGGTACCGCTGGTAG
- a CDS encoding PRC-barrel domain-containing protein gives MEFKSTAGHLAGTDLTGYKVEAADGSIGKVDKHSDEVGDAYLVVDTGVWIFGKEVLLPASTVTRVDPQEKKVYVDRTKEQIKSAPEFHRDQHLGNAGYHEELGTYYGTGAPFGGRPA, from the coding sequence ATGGAGTTCAAGTCGACTGCGGGCCACCTGGCCGGCACCGATCTGACGGGGTACAAGGTCGAGGCGGCCGACGGCAGCATCGGCAAGGTCGACAAGCACTCCGACGAGGTCGGTGACGCTTACCTGGTCGTGGACACCGGAGTCTGGATCTTCGGCAAGGAAGTCCTGCTGCCGGCGAGCACCGTGACCCGCGTCGACCCGCAGGAGAAGAAGGTCTACGTCGACCGGACCAAGGAGCAGATCAAGAGCGCTCCCGAGTTCCACCGAGACCAGCACCTCGGCAACGCCGGCTACCACGAAGAACTCGGCACCTACTACGGCACCGGCGCCCCCTTCGGGGGCCGTCCCGCCTGA
- a CDS encoding DUF4236 domain-containing protein has product MPLTFRKSFRILPGVRLNINRKSWSITTGGGKYGPRRTRSSTGRRTTSMNLPGPFGWRKTRRG; this is encoded by the coding sequence ATGCCGCTGACATTCCGCAAGAGCTTCAGGATCCTGCCCGGTGTCCGGCTCAACATCAACCGCAAGTCGTGGTCGATCACCACCGGCGGCGGCAAGTACGGCCCCCGCCGCACCCGCAGCAGCACCGGGCGCCGCACCACCTCGATGAACCTGCCCGGCCCCTTCGGCTGGCGCAAGACCCGCCGCGGCTGA
- a CDS encoding CsbD family protein encodes MSGEQKAEAKGEQAKGKLKEAAGRLTGNERLTAEGRAEQAKGDARDAKEKIKNMFKR; translated from the coding sequence GTGTCTGGTGAGCAGAAGGCCGAAGCGAAGGGCGAGCAGGCCAAGGGCAAGCTCAAGGAGGCCGCTGGGCGCCTGACGGGCAACGAGCGTCTGACGGCGGAAGGCCGCGCGGAGCAGGCCAAGGGCGATGCCCGCGACGCCAAGGAAAAGATCAAGAACATGTTCAAGCGCTGA